One Vibrio penaeicida DNA segment encodes these proteins:
- a CDS encoding ArnT family glycosyltransferase has translation MKLTSKHLWFLLGAALLIRLVSLGIMPLMDTTEARYGEQARIMVETGNWLTPMFDYDEPFLGKPPMFTWLSAVGIEVFGVSEFAVRFPHWVVGVLTIALGCFFAKRVGINPLKTAVVMATIPVFSISSGAVMTDMALTFSLTLAMIGFFFCWRGEKIWGYIGFAGLGLALLAKGPMAIVLMGLSVLPFLIIQHGFVGAFVQLWKRFPIVGGLILMCVIALPWYILAEQANPGFLEYFIVGEHFNRFLVSGWEGDRYGNAHDEPRGMIWLFLMLAALPWSIVLPLLAVFRFTRLKEKFAELPGVFVFLLFWVLSPLILFTFSGNILATYVLPGMPAFALLVAYLAEEKVSYKATYFKFIAITGLIITLVSVYVAGELKNDAIVGYVAAVALVVSGIAFLFRGKQFTFNWFTFTSYISPIILIIAICVVMFKTGNERSDKMLFIDIDHSKPTFYVEGGRPFSGQYYSFGQAKRMHTLDQLQGHENGYYIIGPNERIGNFVEKYNLSCTFEVASPKRSRYLCQ, from the coding sequence GTGAAGCTAACTTCGAAACATTTGTGGTTCTTACTAGGTGCAGCCTTGCTAATAAGGCTTGTGTCTTTGGGTATTATGCCGCTGATGGATACAACGGAAGCTCGATACGGTGAGCAGGCTCGAATTATGGTGGAAACCGGTAACTGGTTAACGCCAATGTTTGATTACGATGAGCCATTCTTGGGCAAGCCGCCGATGTTTACTTGGCTGAGTGCTGTGGGCATTGAAGTGTTCGGTGTGTCAGAATTTGCCGTTCGATTCCCTCATTGGGTTGTCGGAGTTCTAACCATTGCTTTGGGATGTTTTTTTGCAAAACGTGTTGGCATTAATCCGCTAAAAACCGCGGTAGTCATGGCAACTATCCCAGTATTCTCTATCTCATCTGGCGCTGTCATGACGGATATGGCGCTAACGTTCTCTCTAACGCTCGCCATGATAGGGTTCTTCTTTTGCTGGCGAGGCGAAAAGATATGGGGCTACATCGGGTTTGCTGGGTTAGGTCTTGCACTACTGGCTAAAGGGCCGATGGCCATCGTATTGATGGGGCTATCCGTTCTTCCATTCTTGATTATTCAACATGGCTTTGTCGGTGCGTTCGTACAACTTTGGAAGCGTTTTCCAATCGTTGGCGGCTTAATCCTAATGTGTGTGATTGCGCTGCCGTGGTACATCTTAGCTGAGCAAGCAAACCCAGGGTTCTTAGAATACTTTATTGTAGGCGAACACTTTAACCGATTCCTTGTGAGTGGATGGGAAGGGGATCGCTACGGTAATGCGCACGACGAACCAAGAGGCATGATATGGCTATTCTTGATGTTGGCGGCTCTGCCTTGGTCTATTGTATTGCCTCTGCTAGCGGTTTTTCGATTTACAAGGCTGAAAGAAAAGTTTGCTGAATTACCTGGGGTGTTTGTATTCCTCCTGTTCTGGGTTCTCTCACCGCTTATTCTGTTTACGTTCTCGGGCAATATTCTTGCTACCTATGTTCTGCCGGGCATGCCCGCGTTTGCGTTGTTAGTGGCGTATTTAGCAGAAGAAAAAGTGAGTTACAAAGCGACATACTTCAAGTTCATTGCGATTACAGGGCTAATTATTACGTTGGTATCTGTCTATGTGGCGGGCGAACTTAAGAATGATGCGATCGTAGGGTATGTTGCTGCTGTAGCGCTTGTTGTTTCTGGCATTGCGTTTTTGTTCCGAGGGAAACAATTTACGTTCAACTGGTTTACGTTTACTTCGTATATCTCGCCAATCATCCTGATTATTGCTATCTGTGTAGTCATGTTCAAAACAGGTAATGAGCGTAGCGACAAAATGCTGTTCATCGATATCGATCACAGTAAGCCTACGTTCTATGTAGAAGGCGGGCGACCATTCTCTGGCCAGTACTACAGTTTTGGTCAGGCGAAGCGAATGCATACGCTGGATCAACTGCAAGGTCACGAGAATGGTTACTACATTATTGGGCCTAATGAGCGTATCGGAAACTTTGTTGAGAAGTACAACTTGTCTTGTACGTTCGAAGTGGCATCACCTAAACGCTCGCGTTACCTGTGCCAGTGA
- a CDS encoding GtrA family protein, translating into MPVISQLKALQHKLFQHRLFKFAFVGGIGFLVDTAVFSLLYYVAEMPIFSSRVIAFVLAATATWVGNRVLTFSDREKSNKAKQWQKHMVAAVCSAIPNLGVFKLVIAVFGDQGAMPFVALVAGILVGMFSNYFLSSKWVFADKETS; encoded by the coding sequence GTGCCAGTGATTTCTCAGCTTAAGGCTTTGCAGCATAAACTATTTCAGCATCGGCTGTTTAAGTTTGCCTTTGTTGGCGGTATCGGCTTTTTAGTCGATACCGCAGTGTTTTCTCTTCTGTATTATGTTGCAGAAATGCCTATATTTTCTTCGCGTGTTATCGCGTTTGTTTTAGCTGCAACCGCGACATGGGTTGGAAACCGAGTACTGACATTCAGTGACAGAGAAAAGTCCAATAAAGCGAAGCAGTGGCAAAAACACATGGTTGCGGCGGTCTGTTCTGCGATACCCAACTTAGGTGTGTTCAAACTGGTAATCGCTGTTTTTGGTGATCAAGGAGCCATGCCTTTTGTGGCGCTTGTAGCGGGAATCTTAGTTGGCATGTTCAGTAACTACTTCTTGAGTTCGAAGTGGGTATTTGCCGACAAAGAAACCAGTTAA
- a CDS encoding YgiQ family radical SAM protein: MHNKPTPIDQYPKYWAECYGVAPFLPTSRKEMDALGWDSCDIIIVTGDAYVDHPSFGMAIIGRLLEAQGFRVGILAQPEWQDKSDFMKLGKPNLFFGITAGNMDSMINRYTADKKLRHDDAYTPNNEGGKRPDRATLVYSQRCREAYKDAPIVLGGIEASLRRIAHYDYWSDKVRRSVLFDAKADILLFGNAERALVEVAHRLANGEDISTLTSIRGTAVNLAAAPEHFKVIDSSRIEKPGKAFVPTNPYQVETQCETKPKEEEKVAKAVTIQPSRHDAKTTAVRIPPFEKLKNDRILYAHASRIMHLETNPYSGRALIQKHGDRELWVNQAPIPLTTEEMDFVFGLPYARVPHPMYGNAKIPAYDMIKTSVNIMRGCFGGCSFCSITEHEGRIIQNRSKESILNEMEEIRDKVPGFTGTISDLGGPTANMYRLGCSDPRAEQNCRRPSCVFPGICHKLDTDHKHTIDLYREARKVKGIKKVMIASGVRYDLAIESPEYVKELVTHHVGGYLKIAPEHTEKGPLDKMMKPGMGTYDRFKEMFEKFSKEAGKKQYLIPYFIAAHPGTEEEDMVNLALWLKSNNFECDQVQNFYPSPMCNATSMYYSETNPLKRVKYKQREDIPVAKGERQRRLHKALLRYHDPANWPIIREALISMGKKHLIGDKPGCLIPAEDIDSKTPAQRRRSGRHGANRFATKHTKNQPDIRKPDSRKENGKGKPSTKPKSKGQGKPAHQSAGSSKPKNKQRHRAKAHQ, encoded by the coding sequence ATGCACAACAAACCCACTCCAATCGATCAATATCCAAAATACTGGGCTGAATGTTACGGTGTCGCCCCTTTTCTGCCCACCAGTAGGAAAGAGATGGATGCACTTGGTTGGGACAGTTGCGATATCATCATCGTCACTGGTGACGCTTACGTCGACCACCCAAGTTTTGGTATGGCTATTATTGGACGCCTTTTAGAGGCACAAGGTTTTCGTGTAGGTATTTTGGCTCAGCCAGAATGGCAAGATAAATCCGATTTCATGAAACTCGGTAAACCAAACCTCTTTTTTGGTATTACCGCGGGCAACATGGATTCAATGATCAACCGTTATACGGCAGACAAAAAGCTTCGTCACGACGATGCATACACACCGAATAACGAGGGTGGAAAGCGCCCAGACCGTGCAACCTTGGTTTACTCTCAGCGTTGCCGTGAGGCATACAAAGACGCCCCCATCGTTTTAGGTGGTATTGAGGCGAGCCTTCGTCGTATCGCGCACTACGATTATTGGTCAGACAAAGTTAGACGTTCGGTTTTGTTCGATGCTAAAGCCGATATTCTATTGTTTGGTAACGCGGAAAGAGCGTTAGTGGAAGTGGCTCATAGGCTGGCAAATGGCGAAGATATTTCCACTCTCACGAGTATTCGTGGCACAGCAGTAAACCTAGCCGCTGCTCCAGAGCATTTCAAAGTTATTGATTCTTCTCGTATTGAAAAGCCGGGAAAAGCGTTCGTTCCGACGAACCCTTATCAGGTAGAAACGCAATGTGAAACAAAGCCGAAGGAAGAAGAAAAGGTAGCCAAGGCTGTCACTATTCAACCATCAAGGCACGATGCAAAAACCACCGCAGTGAGAATACCCCCTTTCGAAAAGCTGAAAAACGACCGTATTCTCTACGCGCATGCCAGCCGAATCATGCACCTGGAAACTAACCCTTATTCTGGGCGCGCGCTCATTCAAAAACACGGCGATCGCGAACTTTGGGTGAACCAAGCGCCTATTCCGCTGACAACAGAAGAAATGGATTTTGTGTTTGGGCTGCCTTACGCCCGCGTTCCGCACCCTATGTATGGTAATGCGAAGATCCCCGCTTATGACATGATTAAAACCTCAGTCAATATCATGCGTGGTTGTTTTGGTGGCTGCTCTTTCTGTTCGATAACAGAGCACGAAGGACGTATTATTCAAAACCGTTCGAAAGAGTCGATCCTTAACGAGATGGAAGAAATTCGCGATAAAGTCCCAGGCTTTACCGGTACCATTTCTGATTTAGGTGGACCAACGGCCAACATGTATCGCCTCGGTTGCTCCGACCCACGTGCAGAACAGAACTGTCGAAGACCTTCCTGTGTATTCCCGGGGATATGCCATAAGCTAGACACCGACCACAAGCACACCATCGATTTGTATCGAGAAGCGCGCAAAGTAAAAGGCATCAAGAAAGTCATGATCGCGTCTGGTGTTCGCTACGACTTAGCCATTGAATCTCCAGAATACGTGAAAGAGCTTGTCACGCATCACGTAGGTGGCTATTTGAAAATAGCGCCCGAGCACACTGAAAAAGGCCCGCTAGATAAGATGATGAAGCCGGGCATGGGTACCTATGACCGATTCAAAGAAATGTTTGAAAAGTTCAGTAAAGAAGCCGGGAAAAAACAGTATTTGATCCCTTACTTCATTGCTGCGCACCCAGGTACTGAAGAAGAAGACATGGTGAACTTGGCACTGTGGTTAAAATCGAATAATTTTGAGTGCGACCAAGTCCAGAACTTCTACCCGTCTCCGATGTGTAATGCGACCTCCATGTATTACTCGGAAACCAATCCACTCAAGCGAGTGAAATACAAACAACGTGAAGATATCCCCGTTGCTAAAGGAGAAAGGCAGCGACGCTTACACAAAGCGCTACTTCGTTACCATGATCCGGCTAACTGGCCAATCATTCGCGAAGCACTGATCAGCATGGGCAAAAAGCACCTTATTGGCGATAAACCTGGCTGCTTGATTCCTGCGGAAGATATTGACTCCAAAACGCCTGCGCAGCGCCGCCGTTCTGGTAGGCATGGTGCAAACCGCTTTGCGACCAAGCATACCAAGAATCAGCCCGATATCCGTAAGCCTGATAGCCGTAAAGAAAATGGAAAGGGTAAGCCTTCCACCAAGCCGAAATCCAAAGGGCAAGGTAAACCCGCGCATCAATCTGCTGGCTCTAGCAAGCCAAAGAATAAGCAGAGGCATCGCGCTAAAGCACATCAATAG